Proteins encoded by one window of Cloeon dipterum chromosome 4, ieCloDipt1.1, whole genome shotgun sequence:
- the LOC135942302 gene encoding tetra-peptide repeat homeobox protein 1-like: protein MRILVRPLQTHDPSIVLISIIYFAPQVCTLAALAVALTAEKQPEKRGMDFGSAAKFGPGSLGGGNGGGKPAGGAIGGDGGEGLEDGSGHTKIPKPHPVHVAVNKVKLPVKVPVSVEKPPYPVTTPVKVAHPVPKPIEGPMNVSVVAPRHYPVKTVHVPKPAPVDRPNAVPVDRPYPVSIPRPVPVHAPQSVAVPHPQPVPVVKKPQSNFNLTSMEILVF from the exons ATGAGAATCTTGGTCCGTCCGCTACAAACCCACGATCCCAGCATAGTTCTAATCtccataatatattttgcaccACAGGTATGCACTTTGGCCGCTCTGGCCGTCGCTCTGACCGCTGAGAAGCAGCCTGAAAAGCGTGGAATGGACTTTGGCAGCGCTGCCAAGTTCGGGCCTGGTAGCCTAGGAGGCGGAAACGGTGGCGGCAAACCGGCCGGTGGAGCCATCGGCGGAGACGGCGGTGAAGGCCTCGAGGACGGATCTGGCCACACTAAG ATCCCTAAGCCGCACCCCGTGCACGTTGCCGTCAACAAGGTCAAGTTGCCCGTAAAGGTGCCCGTCTCCGTCGAGAAGCCACCCTATCCGGTAACCACACCCGTCAAGGTCGCTCACCCCGTGCCCAAGCCCATTGAGGGCCCCATGAATGTCTCCGTTGTTGCGCCCCGCCATTACCCCGTCAAG ACTGTGCACGTGCCCAAGCCGGCGCCCGTTGACCGACCCAATGCGGTGCCCGTTGACCGACCCTACCCCGTCTCCATCCCCAGGCCCGTGCCAGTTCACGCGCCTCAGTCCGTGGCCGTTCCTCACCCCCAACCCGTGCCGGTGGTGAAGAAGCCTCAATCCAACTTTAACTTAACATCCATGgaaattttagtgttttaa